A region of Paenibacillus sp. 37 DNA encodes the following proteins:
- a CDS encoding F0F1 ATP synthase subunit delta, protein MSRDTIVAKRYAKALFEVALQQQQVLEVEQELVAVVSALTGDADIEKFIVSPNISDEAKQNVIHSSLDGKVSDSVLRTVLLLIERGRVELLGDLLNDYRKIQGESLGIADARVYSTYALNDEEKEAVAREFGGRVNKKIRIENIVDPTLLGGLKVAIGDTIYDGSLAGKLERLEQSFNRRVQ, encoded by the coding sequence ATGAGCCGCGATACGATTGTTGCCAAACGTTATGCGAAAGCATTGTTCGAAGTTGCACTTCAGCAACAGCAGGTGCTTGAGGTTGAACAGGAACTGGTTGCAGTAGTCAGTGCATTGACCGGAGATGCAGATATCGAGAAATTTATCGTATCCCCTAATATTTCTGATGAAGCCAAGCAGAACGTAATTCACTCAAGTCTTGATGGCAAGGTATCCGATTCAGTCCTTCGTACAGTCTTGTTGTTGATTGAGCGCGGACGCGTTGAATTGCTGGGAGACTTGCTGAATGATTATCGGAAGATCCAAGGTGAGTCGCTGGGCATCGCTGATGCACGTGTCTACTCGACTTATGCATTGAATGATGAAGAAAAAGAAGCGGTAGCCCGTGAATTCGGTGGCCGTGTGAATAAAAAGATTCGTATCGAGAACATTGTTGATCCGACTCTGCTGGGCGGATTGAAAGTCGCCATTGGCGATACGATCTATGACGGCAGCTTGGCTGGCAAGCTCGAACGTCTTGAGCAGTCTTTTAACAGACGAGTACAGTAG
- the atpA gene encoding F0F1 ATP synthase subunit alpha, whose product MSIKPEEISTLIKSQIEQYKTDIDVVEVGTVIEVGDGIARVYGLENVMSNELVEFPSGVMGLAMNVEESNVGVVILGPYYDIREGDQVKRTGQIMQVPVGEALIGRVVNPLGIPVDGKGPIATTEFRPVEGKAPGVMDRKSVHEPMQTGIKAIDAMVPIGRGQRELIIGDRQTGKTSIAIDAILNQKGSGMKCIYVAIGQKQSTVAQVVETLRRKGAMEYTIVVTAAASDPSPLLYIAPYSGCSMGEYFMYKGEHVLVIYDDLTKQASAYRELSLLLRRPPGREAYPGDVFYLHSRLLERAAKLNDELGGGSLTALPFIETQASDVSAYIPTNVISITDGQIFLEADLFNAGQRPAINVGISVSRVGGSAQIKAMKKVAGSLRLDLAQYRELQAFSQFGSDLDKATQARLNRGARMMEILKQGVNQPLPVEQQVVSLYTAVKGFLDEIPTGDVTRFEREFLAFMESSHPEILASIRDTKELTADNENALKGAIEKFRKSFAVSV is encoded by the coding sequence TTGAGTATCAAACCAGAAGAAATCAGTACATTAATTAAGAGCCAAATCGAACAATACAAGACCGATATCGATGTAGTCGAAGTCGGAACGGTAATCGAGGTTGGTGATGGTATCGCTCGTGTTTACGGACTTGAGAACGTCATGTCCAACGAGTTGGTTGAATTCCCAAGCGGTGTTATGGGACTCGCCATGAACGTCGAAGAAAGCAATGTCGGTGTCGTTATCCTGGGACCTTACTACGATATTCGTGAAGGTGACCAAGTGAAACGTACGGGTCAAATCATGCAAGTGCCTGTAGGCGAAGCATTGATTGGACGCGTTGTGAACCCGCTCGGTATTCCTGTAGATGGCAAAGGGCCAATCGCTACAACGGAATTCCGTCCGGTTGAAGGTAAAGCACCAGGCGTAATGGATCGTAAATCGGTTCATGAGCCGATGCAAACAGGGATCAAAGCCATTGATGCAATGGTTCCAATCGGTCGTGGACAACGTGAGTTGATCATCGGTGACCGTCAAACAGGTAAAACATCCATCGCGATTGATGCGATCCTGAACCAAAAAGGTAGCGGCATGAAGTGTATCTATGTGGCTATTGGTCAGAAGCAGTCTACGGTTGCTCAAGTTGTGGAAACTCTTCGTCGTAAAGGCGCAATGGAGTACACAATCGTTGTAACTGCAGCAGCTTCCGATCCATCACCACTCTTGTACATCGCACCGTATTCCGGTTGTTCGATGGGTGAGTACTTCATGTACAAAGGCGAGCACGTTCTGGTTATCTATGATGACTTGACCAAACAAGCCTCTGCATATCGTGAGCTTTCCTTGTTGCTTCGTCGTCCACCGGGCCGTGAGGCTTATCCGGGTGACGTCTTCTACCTGCACTCCCGTTTGCTGGAGCGTGCTGCGAAGCTGAATGATGAACTTGGTGGTGGTTCTTTAACCGCACTGCCGTTTATTGAAACACAAGCTTCCGACGTATCTGCATACATCCCAACGAACGTAATCTCCATCACGGACGGACAAATCTTCCTGGAAGCTGACTTGTTCAATGCTGGACAACGCCCGGCGATCAACGTAGGTATTTCCGTATCCCGTGTCGGTGGTTCTGCTCAGATCAAAGCGATGAAAAAGGTTGCAGGTTCACTGCGTCTCGACCTCGCTCAATATCGTGAGCTTCAAGCGTTCTCCCAGTTCGGTTCCGATCTGGATAAAGCGACTCAGGCCCGCCTGAATCGTGGTGCGCGTATGATGGAAATCCTGAAGCAAGGTGTTAACCAGCCTCTGCCTGTTGAACAACAGGTTGTCAGCTTGTACACTGCGGTTAAAGGATTCCTGGATGAGATTCCAACAGGTGATGTTACTCGTTTCGAGCGTGAGTTCCTCGCGTTCATGGAGAGCAGCCATCCGGAGATTCTTGCATCCATCCGTGATACTAAAGAATTGACTGCAGACAACGAAAATGCACTGAAAGGTGCAATTGAGAAGTTCAGAAAGAGCTTTGCTGTCTCTGTCTAA